A single window of Nicotiana sylvestris chromosome 5, ASM39365v2, whole genome shotgun sequence DNA harbors:
- the LOC104231699 gene encoding transcription factor RF2b — MQDPSNPNSKNQTPSFSATFRPSHHRRAHSEVNFRLPEDLDLVSDPFDASAGSFEEIGSEDDFFSTYMDIEKLGTGSNPTDGFNNAAGSSSGLLVADGEKTFSRPRHRHSNSVDSSSLLLSESIEAKKAMAPDKLAELWTIDPKRAKRILANRQSASRSKERKARYITELERKVQTLQTEATTLSAQLTLFQRDTTQFTNENTELKIRLQAMAQQAQLRDALNEALKQEVERLKMATGEMSSSDAYNLGMQHIPYNQSAFFSHQTQSGPSESQNIQMQQFHSLQDSLLTPHRRLLAGHGQALPDTMQQDPLGRFQGLDIGGRGMHHVKTETPSISASESSSTL, encoded by the exons ATGCAAGATCCGTCAAATCCAAACTCCAAGAATCAAACGCCGTCATTTTCAGCTACATTCAGGCCATCTCACCACCGGCGAGCTCATTCTGAAGTGAACTTCCGGCTGCCGGAGGATCTAGATCTTGTATCCGACCCATTCGATGCGTCCGCCGGGAGTTTCGAGGAGATCGGATCCGAGGACGATTTCTTCTCCACTTACATGGACATTGAGAAACTCGGCACCGGATCCAACCCTACCGATGGATTCAACAATGCCGCCGGAAGTAGTAGTGGACTACTGGTAGCTGACGGAGAGAAGACTTTCAGTAGGCCACGTCATAGGCATAGTAATTCTGTGGATAGTTCCAGTTTGTTGCTAAGTGAGAGTATTGAAGCTAAGAAAGCTATGGCTCCAGATAAACTTGCTGAACTTTGGACCATTGATCCTAAGCGCGCCAAAAG GATTTTGGCTAATCGGCAGTCTGCTTCTCGCTCGAAAGAGAGGAAGGCCCGTTACATAACTGAACTTGAGAGAAAGGTTCAGACCCTTCAAACAGAAGCAACCACTCTTTCTGCACAATTAACCCTTTTCCAG CGGGATACGACCCAGTTTACTAATGAGAACACAGAGCTTAAGATCCGTTTGCAAGCTATGGCACAACAAGCTCAGTTACGTGATG CTCTGAATGAAGCACTGAAACAGGAAGTGGAAAGACTTAAAATGGCTACAGGGGAAATGTCCTCTTCAGATGCGTACAATTTGGGGATGCAACACATTCCATATAATCAATCAGCATTCTTTTCCCATCAGACACAGTCAGGGCCAAGCGAATCCCAGAACATACAGATGCAGCAGTTTCATTCCCTCCAGGACAGCTTGTTGACTCCTCATCGCCGTTTACTTGCAGGCCATGGGCAGGCTCTCCCAGATACAATGCAACAGGATCCCCTTGGTCGTTTTCAGGGTCTTGATATAGGTGGCAGGGGTATGCATCATGTCAAGACCGAAACACCTTCTATTTCTGCCAGTGAGAGCAGCAGTACATTGTGA